From the genome of Triticum aestivum cultivar Chinese Spring chromosome 3B, IWGSC CS RefSeq v2.1, whole genome shotgun sequence, one region includes:
- the LOC123065437 gene encoding ervatamin-B-like: MAPIPILSCLCGALLLLVFVVAAVVVDATAPSLSLAARHERWMAKFGRAYTDADEKSRRREVFAANVQHVDAVNRAGNLTYTLGLNQFSDLTDHEFLETHLGYRYQLRPEGQTDDEFLKGNTPVAPVNMSKAPALRNGQFRYMPDSVDWRTQGAVTEVKNQRFCGSCWAFAAVAATEGLVKIGTGNLISMSEQQVLDCTGGTNTCSGGDINAALRYVAASGGLQPEAAYAYSGQQGACRSGGVRPNSAASVGAPRWARLYGDEGALQELAASQPVAVALEATDPDFRHYRSGVYAGSSSCGQRLNHAVTVVGYGADGGGQQYWVLKNQWGTGWGKGGYMRVARGNGANCGIATYAYYPTMDS; encoded by the exons ATGGCCCCGATTCCCATCCTGAGCTGCCTCTGTGGCGCACTGCTTCTGCTCGTGTTCGTGGTTGCCGCTGTCGTTGTCGACGCCACGGCGCCCTCCCTGTCCCTGGCCGCCAGGCACGAGCGGTGGatggccaagttcgggcgcgcctacACGGACGCCGACGAGAAATCGCGCCGGCGGGAGGTGTTCGCCGCCAACGTGCAGCACGTTGACGCTGTCAACCGGGCGGGCAACCTGACATACACGCTCGGGCTCAACCAGTTCTCCGATCTCACCGACCACGAGTTCCTGGAGACGCACCTCGGGTACCGTTACCAGCTTCGTCCTGAGGGCCAAACCGACGACGAGTTCCTGAAGGGCAACACGCCGGTGGCACCGGTGAACATGTCCAAGGCTCCCGCTCTGAGGAATGGCCAGTTCCGGTACATGCCGGACAGCGTGGACTGGAGGACCCAGGGTGCTGTCACCGAAGTCAAGAACCAACGCTTCTGCG GAAGTTGCTGGGCgttcgcggcggtggcggcgacggaggGGCTTGTAAAGATCGGCACCGGCAACCTCATCTCGATGTCGGAGCAACAGGTCCTCGACTGCACGGGCGGCACCAACACCTGCAGCGGCGGAGACATCAACGCCGCACTCCGCTATGTCGCCGCCAGCGGCGGCCTACAGCCAGAGGCGGCCTACGCGTATAGCGGCCAGCAGGGCGCGTGCCGCAGCGGCGGCGTCAGGCCAAACTCGGCCGCCTCCGTCggcgccccacggtgggcgcgccTATACGGCGACGAGGGCGCGTTGCAGGAGCTCGCGGCCAGCCAGCCGGTGGCCGTGGCCTTGGAGGCCACGGACCCGGACTTCCGGCACTACAGGAGCGGCGTGTACGCCGGCAGCTCGTCGTGCGGGCAGAGGCTCAACCACGCTGTGACGGTGGTCGGCTAcggggcggacggcggcgggcAGCAGTACTGGGTGTTGAAGAACCAGTGGGGAACGGGGTGGGGCAAGGGGGGCTACATGCGCGTCGCGCGCGGGAACGGCGCCAACTGCGGCATCGCAACCTACGCCTACTACCCGACCATGGACAGCTAG